A single region of the Pseudomonas solani genome encodes:
- the galU gene encoding UTP--glucose-1-phosphate uridylyltransferase GalU, translating into MIRKCLFPAAGYGTRFLPATKSMPKEMLPVVDTPLIQYGVEEALAAGLHEIAMVTGRGKRSLEDHFDISYELEQQISNTDKERALGGIRRFISECTFSYTRQVEMKGLGHAILCGRPLIGDEAFAVVLADDLCLNPGGDGVLAQMVQLYNTFRCSIVAIEEVPWEETGKYGIVVGDALRDDLVRVERMVEKPKPEDAPSNLAIIGRYILTPDIFEHIERTAPGKGGEIQITDALMEQARQGCVLAYRFKGRRFDCGSAEGYVEATNFCFENLRGHKRVAKAAEPAANEHLPVQVEVPA; encoded by the coding sequence ATGATCAGGAAATGCCTGTTCCCCGCCGCCGGCTATGGCACGCGCTTTCTGCCTGCCACCAAGTCGATGCCCAAGGAGATGCTCCCGGTGGTGGACACGCCGCTGATCCAGTACGGCGTCGAGGAGGCGCTGGCGGCCGGGCTGCACGAGATCGCCATGGTCACCGGGCGTGGCAAGCGCTCGCTGGAGGACCACTTCGACATCAGCTACGAGCTGGAGCAGCAGATCAGCAACACCGACAAGGAGCGGGCCCTGGGCGGTATCCGCCGGTTCATCAGTGAATGCACCTTCTCCTATACCCGCCAGGTGGAAATGAAGGGGCTGGGCCACGCCATCCTCTGCGGCCGACCGCTGATCGGTGATGAAGCCTTCGCCGTGGTCCTCGCCGACGACCTGTGCCTCAACCCCGGCGGCGATGGTGTGCTCGCCCAGATGGTCCAGCTGTACAACACGTTTCGCTGCTCCATCGTCGCCATCGAAGAGGTGCCCTGGGAGGAGACTGGCAAGTACGGCATCGTCGTCGGCGATGCCCTGCGCGACGACCTGGTGCGGGTCGAGCGCATGGTGGAGAAACCCAAGCCGGAGGATGCGCCCTCCAACCTGGCCATCATCGGCCGCTACATCCTCACGCCGGACATCTTCGAGCACATCGAACGCACCGCACCGGGCAAGGGCGGCGAAATCCAGATCACCGACGCGCTCATGGAGCAGGCCCGGCAGGGGTGCGTGCTGGCCTACCGCTTCAAGGGGCGGCGCTTCGACTGTGGCTCGGCGGAAGGCTATGTGGAGGCGACCAACTTCTGTTTCGAGAACCTCCGTGGCCACAAGCGCGTGGCGAAGGCTGCCGAACCCGCGGCCAACGAACACCTGCCCGTGCAGGTCGAAGTGCCCGCCTGA
- a CDS encoding YgaP family membrane protein gives MYPQPHNVHGVERAFSVAAGLVSIASGVYRGGAPGVIKALGGAALLLRGVSGHCSMKGLVFDSDTELEYLRQRVAALRAALPRIEDHPLRSQRALEAKVDNAVEETFPASDPISP, from the coding sequence ATGTACCCACAACCCCATAACGTCCATGGCGTCGAGCGCGCCTTCTCGGTCGCCGCCGGCCTGGTTTCCATCGCATCCGGTGTGTACCGCGGCGGTGCCCCGGGGGTGATCAAGGCCCTGGGCGGTGCCGCATTGCTGCTGCGCGGGGTCAGCGGCCACTGCAGCATGAAGGGACTGGTGTTCGACTCCGATACGGAGCTGGAGTACCTGCGCCAGCGCGTGGCCGCTTTGCGCGCCGCACTGCCGCGCATCGAAGACCACCCGCTGCGCAGCCAGCGGGCCCTGGAGGCCAAGGTCGATAACGCCGTGGAAGAGACCTTCCCTGCAAGCGACCCCATCTCGCCCTGA
- a CDS encoding DUF2061 domain-containing protein, whose product MAIRNERSTNTARSRAATPQRRQPLAKTLSFAVLHFTIAFTVAYLLTGSLLTGGLIALIEPACNTIAFYFHERVWERFGVRSAPQKGHGHGNLSHDLRRALR is encoded by the coding sequence ATGGCGATACGCAACGAACGCTCGACGAACACGGCACGGTCCCGGGCGGCGACGCCCCAGCGCCGCCAGCCGCTGGCCAAGACGCTGAGCTTCGCGGTGTTGCACTTCACCATCGCCTTCACCGTGGCCTACCTGCTCACCGGGAGCCTGCTGACCGGCGGCCTGATCGCCCTGATCGAACCGGCCTGCAATACCATCGCCTTCTATTTCCACGAGCGTGTATGGGAGCGTTTCGGCGTGCGCTCCGCGCCGCAGAAGGGCCATGGCCACGGCAACCTTTCCCATGACTTGCGGCGCGCCTTGCGCTAG